One stretch of Oncorhynchus keta strain PuntledgeMale-10-30-2019 unplaced genomic scaffold, Oket_V2 Un_scaffold_5147_pilon_pilon, whole genome shotgun sequence DNA includes these proteins:
- the LOC127928936 gene encoding uncharacterized protein LOC127928936 isoform X36, which produces MSSLGGGWNASVSSLGGGWNASVSSLGGGWNASVSSLGGGWNASVSSLGGGWNASVSSLGGGWNASVSSLGGGWNAGVSSLGGGWNAGMSSLGGGWNAGMSSLGGGCIFWERSCH; this is translated from the exons ATGAGCTCTCTAGGTGGGGGGTGGAACGCCAGTGTGAGCTCTCTAG GTGGGGGGTGGAACGCCAGTGTGAGCTCTCTAGGTGGGGGGTGGAACGCCAGTGTGAGCTCTCTAGGTGGGGGGTGGAACGCCAGTGTGAGCTCTCTAGGTGGGGGGTGGAACGCCAGTGTGAGCTCTCTAGGTGGGGGGTGGAACGCCAGTGTGAGCTCTCTAG GTGGGGGGTGGAACGCCGGTGTGAGCTCTCTAG GTGGGGGGTGGAACGCCGGTATGAGCTCTCTAGGTGGGGGGTGGAACGCCGGTATGAGCTCTCTAGGTGGGGGGTGTATCTTTTGGGAGCGCTCCTGTCATTGA
- the LOC127928936 gene encoding heterogeneous nuclear ribonucleoprotein 87F-like isoform X20 — MSSLGGGWNASVSSLGGGWNASVSSLGGGWNASVSSLGGGWNASVSSLGGGWNASVSSLGGGWNAGVSSLGGGWNASVSSLGGGVERQCELSRWGVERRYELSRWGVERRYELSRWGVYLLGALLSLITWCDSNIFAKLCQTNQPSGVSDRQSCQQLRPPPLCALHCSTPLLPNAVPLMFSGAGLLLTCQTCLG; from the exons ATGAGCTCTCTAGGTGGGGGGTGGAACGCCAGTGTGAGCTCTCTAG GTGGGGGGTGGAACGCCAGTGTGAGCTCTCTAGGTGGGGGGTGGAACGCCAGTGTGAGCTCTCTAGGTGGGGGGTGGAACGCCAGTGTGAGCTCTCTAGGTGGGGGGTGGAACGCCAGTGTGAGCTCTCTAG GTGGGGGGTGGAACGCCGGTGTGAGCTCTCTAG GTGGGGGGTGGAACGCCAGTGTGAGCTCTCTAG GTGGGGGGGTGGAACGCCAGTGTGAGCTCTCTAGGTGGGGGGTGGAACGCCGGTATGAGCTCTCTAGGTGGGGGGTGGAACGCCGGTATGAGCTCTCTAGGTGGGGGGTGTATCTTTTGGGAGCGCTCCTGTCATTGATCACATGGTGTGATAGCAACATTTTTGCGAAGCTTTGCCAAACAAACCAACCATCAGGTGTATCCGACAGACAATCCTGTCAACAGCTAAGACCCCCTCCTCTCTGTGCTTTACACTGCAGCACTCCTCTTCTCCCCAATGCAGTCCCTTTGATGTTCAGTGGCGCTGGACTACTACTGACCTGCCAGACATGTTTGGGTTGA
- the LOC127928936 gene encoding uncharacterized protein LOC127928936 isoform X37 has product MSSLGGGWNASVSSLGGGWNASVSSLGGGWNASVSSLGGGWNASVSSLGGGWNASVSSLGGGWNAGVSSLGGGWNAGMSSLGGGWNAGMSSLGGGCIFWERSCH; this is encoded by the exons ATGAGCTCTCTAGGTGGGGGGTGGAACGCCAGTGTGAGCTCTCTAG GTGGGGGGTGGAACGCCAGTGTGAGCTCTCTAGGTGGGGGGTGGAACGCCAGTGTGAGCTCTCTAGGTGGGGGGTGGAACGCCAGTGTGAGCTCTCTAGGTGGGGGGTGGAACGCCAGTGTGAGCTCTCTAG GTGGGGGGTGGAACGCCGGTGTGAGCTCTCTAG GTGGGGGGTGGAACGCCGGTATGAGCTCTCTAGGTGGGGGGTGGAACGCCGGTATGAGCTCTCTAGGTGGGGGGTGTATCTTTTGGGAGCGCTCCTGTCATTGA
- the LOC127928936 gene encoding heterogeneous nuclear ribonucleoprotein 87F-like isoform X18: MSSLGGGWNASVSSLGGGWNASVSSLGGGWNASVSSLGGGWNASVSSLGGGWNASVSSLGGGWNASVSSLGGGWNASVSSLGGGVERQCELSRWGVERRYELSRWGVERRYELSRWGVYLLGALLSLITWCDSNIFAKLCQTNQPSGVSDRQSCQQLRPPPLCALHCSTPLLPNAVPLMFSGAGLLLTCQTCLG; the protein is encoded by the exons ATGAGCTCTCTAGGTGGGGGGTGGAACGCCAGTGTGAGCTCTCTAG GTGGGGGGTGGAACGCCAGTGTGAGCTCTCTAGGTGGGGGGTGGAACGCCAGTGTGAGCTCTCTAGGTGGGGGGTGGAACGCCAGTGTGAGCTCTCTAGGTGGGGGGTGGAACGCCAGTGTGAGCTCTCTAGGTGGGGGGTGGAACGCCAGTGTGAGCTCTCTAG GTGGGGGGTGGAACGCCAGTGTGAGCTCTCTAG GTGGGGGGGTGGAACGCCAGTGTGAGCTCTCTAGGTGGGGGGTGGAACGCCGGTATGAGCTCTCTAGGTGGGGGGTGGAACGCCGGTATGAGCTCTCTAGGTGGGGGGTGTATCTTTTGGGAGCGCTCCTGTCATTGATCACATGGTGTGATAGCAACATTTTTGCGAAGCTTTGCCAAACAAACCAACCATCAGGTGTATCCGACAGACAATCCTGTCAACAGCTAAGACCCCCTCCTCTCTGTGCTTTACACTGCAGCACTCCTCTTCTCCCCAATGCAGTCCCTTTGATGTTCAGTGGCGCTGGACTACTACTGACCTGCCAGACATGTTTGGGTTGA
- the LOC127928936 gene encoding circumsporozoite protein-like isoform X35 has product MSSLGGGWNASVSSLGGGWNASVSSLGGGWNASVSSLGGGWNASVSSLGGGWNASVSSLGGGWNASVSSLGGGWNASVSSLGGGWNSGVSSLGGGWNAGMSSLGGGWNAGMSSLGGGCIFWERSCH; this is encoded by the exons ATGAGCTCTCTAGGTGGGGGGTGGAACGCCAGTGTGAGCTCTCTAG GTGGGGGGTGGAACGCCAGTGTGAGCTCTCTAGGTGGGGGGTGGAACGCCAGTGTGAGCTCTCTAGGTGGGGGGTGGAACGCCAGTGTGAGCTCTCTAGGTGGGGGGTGGAACGCCAGTGTGAGCTCTCTAGGTGGGGGGTGGAACGCCAGTGTGAGCTCTCTAG GTGGGGGGTGGAACGCCAGTGTGAGCTCTCTAGGTGGGGGGTGGAACTCCGGTGTGAGCTCTCTAG GTGGGGGGTGGAACGCCGGTATGAGCTCTCTAGGTGGGGGGTGGAACGCCGGTATGAGCTCTCTAGGTGGGGGGTGTATCTTTTGGGAGCGCTCCTGTCATTGA
- the LOC127928936 gene encoding uncharacterized protein LOC127928936 isoform X30: protein MSSLGGGWNASVSSLGGGWNASVSSLGGGWNASVSSLGGGWNASVSSLGGGWNASVSSLGGGWNAGVSSLGGGVERQCELSRWGVERRYELSRWGVERRYELSRWGVYLLGALLSLITWCDSNIFAKLCQTNQPSGVSDRQSCQQLRPPPLCALHCSTPLLPNAVPLMFSGAGLLLTCQTCLG, encoded by the exons ATGAGCTCTCTAGGTGGGGGGTGGAACGCCAGTGTGAGCTCTCTAG GTGGGGGGTGGAACGCCAGTGTGAGCTCTCTAGGTGGGGGGTGGAACGCCAGTGTGAGCTCTCTAGGTGGGGGGTGGAACGCCAGTGTGAGCTCTCTAGGTGGGGGGTGGAACGCCAGTGTGAGCTCTCTAG GTGGGGGGTGGAACGCCGGTGTGAGCTCTCTAG GTGGGGGGGTGGAACGCCAGTGTGAGCTCTCTAGGTGGGGGGTGGAACGCCGGTATGAGCTCTCTAGGTGGGGGGTGGAACGCCGGTATGAGCTCTCTAGGTGGGGGGTGTATCTTTTGGGAGCGCTCCTGTCATTGATCACATGGTGTGATAGCAACATTTTTGCGAAGCTTTGCCAAACAAACCAACCATCAGGTGTATCCGACAGACAATCCTGTCAACAGCTAAGACCCCCTCCTCTCTGTGCTTTACACTGCAGCACTCCTCTTCTCCCCAATGCAGTCCCTTTGATGTTCAGTGGCGCTGGACTACTACTGACCTGCCAGACATGTTTGGGTTGA
- the LOC127928936 gene encoding circumsporozoite protein-like isoform X32 has protein sequence MSSLGGGWNASVSSLGGGWNASVSSLGGGWNASVSSLGGGWNASVSSLGGGWNASVSSLGGGWNASVSSLGGGWNAGVSSLGGGWNASVSSLGGGWNASVSSLGGGWNASVSSLGGGWNSGVSSLGGGWNAGMSSLGGGWNAGMSSLGGGCIFWERSCH, from the exons ATGAGCTCTCTAGGTGGGGGGTGGAACGCCAGTGTGAGCTCTCTAG GTGGGGGGTGGAACGCCAGTGTGAGCTCTCTAGGTGGGGGGTGGAACGCCAGTGTGAGCTCTCTAGGTGGGGGGTGGAACGCCAGTGTGAGCTCTCTAGGTGGGGGGTGGAACGCCAGTGTGAGCTCTCTAGGTGGGGGGTGGAACGCCAGTGTGAGCTCTCTAG GTGGGGGGTGGAACGCCGGTGTGAGCTCTCTAG GTGGGGGGTGGAACGCCAGTGTGAGCTCTCTAGGTGGGGGGTGGAACGCCAGTGTGAGCTCTCTAG GTGGGGGGTGGAACGCCAGTGTGAGCTCTCTAGGTGGGGGGTGGAACTCCGGTGTGAGCTCTCTAG GTGGGGGGTGGAACGCCGGTATGAGCTCTCTAGGTGGGGGGTGGAACGCCGGTATGAGCTCTCTAGGTGGGGGGTGTATCTTTTGGGAGCGCTCCTGTCATTGA
- the LOC127928936 gene encoding heterogeneous nuclear ribonucleoprotein 87F-like isoform X21: protein MSSLGGGWNAGVSSLGGGWNASVSSLGGGWNASVSSLGGGWNASVSSLGGGWNASVSSLGGGWNASVSSLGGGWNASVSSLGGGVERQCELSRWGVERRYELSRWGVERRYELSRWGVYLLGALLSLITWCDSNIFAKLCQTNQPSGVSDRQSCQQLRPPPLCALHCSTPLLPNAVPLMFSGAGLLLTCQTCLG, encoded by the exons ATGAGCTCTCTAG GTGGGGGGTGGAACGCCGGTGTGAGCTCTCTAG GTGGGGGGTGGAACGCCAGTGTGAGCTCTCTAGGTGGGGGGTGGAACGCCAGTGTGAGCTCTCTAGGTGGGGGGTGGAACGCCAGTGTGAGCTCTCTAG GTGGGGGGTGGAACGCCAGTGTGAGCTCTCTAGGTGGGGGGTGGAACGCCAGTGTGAGCTCTCTAG GTGGGGGGTGGAACGCCAGTGTGAGCTCTCTAG GTGGGGGGGTGGAACGCCAGTGTGAGCTCTCTAGGTGGGGGGTGGAACGCCGGTATGAGCTCTCTAGGTGGGGGGTGGAACGCCGGTATGAGCTCTCTAGGTGGGGGGTGTATCTTTTGGGAGCGCTCCTGTCATTGATCACATGGTGTGATAGCAACATTTTTGCGAAGCTTTGCCAAACAAACCAACCATCAGGTGTATCCGACAGACAATCCTGTCAACAGCTAAGACCCCCTCCTCTCTGTGCTTTACACTGCAGCACTCCTCTTCTCCCCAATGCAGTCCCTTTGATGTTCAGTGGCGCTGGACTACTACTGACCTGCCAGACATGTTTGGGTTGA
- the LOC127928936 gene encoding heterogeneous nuclear ribonucleoprotein 87F-like isoform X10 yields the protein MSSLGGGWNASVSSLGGGWNASVSSLGGGWNASVSSLGGGWNASVSSLGGGWNASVSSLGGGWNASVSSLGGGWNASVSSLGGGWNASVSSLGGGVERQCELSRWGVERRYELSRWGVERRYELSRWGVYLLGALLSLITWCDSNIFAKLCQTNQPSGVSDRQSCQQLRPPPLCALHCSTPLLPNAVPLMFSGAGLLLTCQTCLG from the exons ATGAGCTCTCTAGGTGGGGGGTGGAACGCCAGTGTGAGCTCTCTAG GTGGGGGGTGGAACGCCAGTGTGAGCTCTCTAGGTGGGGGGTGGAACGCCAGTGTGAGCTCTCTAGGTGGGGGGTGGAACGCCAGTGTGAGCTCTCTAGGTGGGGGGTGGAACGCCAGTGTGAGCTCTCTAGGTGGGGGGTGGAACGCCAGTGTGAGCTCTCTAG GTGGGGGGTGGAACGCCAGTGTGAGCTCTCTAG GTGGGGGGTGGAACGCCAGTGTGAGCTCTCTAG GTGGGGGGGTGGAACGCCAGTGTGAGCTCTCTAGGTGGGGGGTGGAACGCCGGTATGAGCTCTCTAGGTGGGGGGTGGAACGCCGGTATGAGCTCTCTAGGTGGGGGGTGTATCTTTTGGGAGCGCTCCTGTCATTGATCACATGGTGTGATAGCAACATTTTTGCGAAGCTTTGCCAAACAAACCAACCATCAGGTGTATCCGACAGACAATCCTGTCAACAGCTAAGACCCCCTCCTCTCTGTGCTTTACACTGCAGCACTCCTCTTCTCCCCAATGCAGTCCCTTTGATGTTCAGTGGCGCTGGACTACTACTGACCTGCCAGACATGTTTGGGTTGA
- the LOC127928936 gene encoding uncharacterized protein LOC127928936 isoform X11 has product MSSLGGGWNASVSSLGGGWNASVSSLGGGWNASVSSLGGGWNASVSSLGGGWNASVSSLGGGWNASVSSLGGGWNAGVSSLGGGWNASVSSLGGGVERQCELSRWGVERRYELSRWGVERRYELSRWGVYLLGALLSLITWCDSNIFAKLCQTNQPSGVSDRQSCQQLRPPPLCALHCSTPLLPNAVPLMFSGAGLLLTCQTCLG; this is encoded by the exons ATGAGCTCTCTAGGTGGGGGGTGGAACGCCAGTGTGAGCTCTCTAG GTGGGGGGTGGAACGCCAGTGTGAGCTCTCTAGGTGGGGGGTGGAACGCCAGTGTGAGCTCTCTAGGTGGGGGGTGGAACGCCAGTGTGAGCTCTCTAGGTGGGGGGTGGAACGCCAGTGTGAGCTCTCTAGGTGGGGGGTGGAACGCCAGTGTGAGCTCTCTAG GTGGGGGGTGGAACGCCGGTGTGAGCTCTCTAG GTGGGGGGTGGAACGCCAGTGTGAGCTCTCTAG GTGGGGGGGTGGAACGCCAGTGTGAGCTCTCTAGGTGGGGGGTGGAACGCCGGTATGAGCTCTCTAGGTGGGGGGTGGAACGCCGGTATGAGCTCTCTAGGTGGGGGGTGTATCTTTTGGGAGCGCTCCTGTCATTGATCACATGGTGTGATAGCAACATTTTTGCGAAGCTTTGCCAAACAAACCAACCATCAGGTGTATCCGACAGACAATCCTGTCAACAGCTAAGACCCCCTCCTCTCTGTGCTTTACACTGCAGCACTCCTCTTCTCCCCAATGCAGTCCCTTTGATGTTCAGTGGCGCTGGACTACTACTGACCTGCCAGACATGTTTGGGTTGA
- the LOC127928936 gene encoding circumsporozoite protein-like isoform X33, whose translation MSSLGGGWNASVSSLGGGWNASVSSLGGGWNASVSSLGGGWNASVSSLGGGWNASVSSLGGGWNASVSSLGGGWNAGVSSLGGGWNASVSSLGGGWNASVSSLGGGWNASVSSLGGGWNSGVSSLGGGWNAGMSSLGGGCIFWERSCH comes from the exons ATGAGCTCTCTAGGTGGGGGGTGGAACGCCAGTGTGAGCTCTCTAG GTGGGGGGTGGAACGCCAGTGTGAGCTCTCTAGGTGGGGGGTGGAACGCCAGTGTGAGCTCTCTAGGTGGGGGGTGGAACGCCAGTGTGAGCTCTCTAGGTGGGGGGTGGAACGCCAGTGTGAGCTCTCTAGGTGGGGGGTGGAACGCCAGTGTGAGCTCTCTAG GTGGGGGGTGGAACGCCGGTGTGAGCTCTCTAG GTGGGGGGTGGAACGCCAGTGTGAGCTCTCTAGGTGGGGGGTGGAACGCCAGTGTGAGCTCTCTAG GTGGGGGGTGGAACGCCAGTGTGAGCTCTCTAGGTGGGGGGTGGAACTCCGGTGTGAGCTCTCTAG GTGGGGGGTGGAACGCCGGTATGAGCTCTCTAGGTGGGGGGTGTATCTTTTGGGAGCGCTCCTGTCATTGA
- the LOC127928936 gene encoding circumsporozoite protein-like isoform X34, whose protein sequence is MSSLGGGWNASVSSLGGGWNASVSSLGGGWNASVSSLGGGWNASVSSLGGGWNASVSSLGGGWNASVSSLGGGWNASVSSLGGGWNASVSSLGGGWNSGVSSLGGGWNAGMSSLGGGWNAGMSSLGGGCIFWERSCH, encoded by the exons ATGAGCTCTCTAGGTGGGGGGTGGAACGCCAGTGTGAGCTCTCTAG GTGGGGGGTGGAACGCCAGTGTGAGCTCTCTAGGTGGGGGGTGGAACGCCAGTGTGAGCTCTCTAGGTGGGGGGTGGAACGCCAGTGTGAGCTCTCTAGGTGGGGGGTGGAACGCCAGTGTGAGCTCTCTAGGTGGGGGGTGGAACGCCAGTGTGAGCTCTCTAG GTGGGGGGTGGAACGCCAGTGTGAGCTCTCTAG GTGGGGGGTGGAACGCCAGTGTGAGCTCTCTAGGTGGGGGGTGGAACTCCGGTGTGAGCTCTCTAG GTGGGGGGTGGAACGCCGGTATGAGCTCTCTAGGTGGGGGGTGGAACGCCGGTATGAGCTCTCTAGGTGGGGGGTGTATCTTTTGGGAGCGCTCCTGTCATTGA
- the LOC127928936 gene encoding heterogeneous nuclear ribonucleoprotein 87F-like isoform X22, which translates to MSSLGGGWNASVSSLGGGWNASVSSLGGGWNASVSSLGGGWNASVSSLGGGWNAGVSSLGGGWNASVSSLGGGWNASVSSLGGGVERQCELSRWGVERRYELSRWGVERRYELSRWGVYLLGALLSLITWCDSNIFAKLCQTNQPSGVSDRQSCQQLRPPPLCALHCSTPLLPNAVPLMFSGAGLLLTCQTCLG; encoded by the exons ATGAGCTCTCTAGGTGGGGGGTGGAACGCCAGTGTGAGCTCTCTAG GTGGGGGGTGGAACGCCAGTGTGAGCTCTCTAGGTGGGGGGTGGAACGCCAGTGTGAGCTCTCTAGGTGGGGGGTGGAACGCCAGTGTGAGCTCTCTAG GTGGGGGGTGGAACGCCGGTGTGAGCTCTCTAG GTGGGGGGTGGAACGCCAGTGTGAGCTCTCTAG GTGGGGGGTGGAACGCCAGTGTGAGCTCTCTAG GTGGGGGGGTGGAACGCCAGTGTGAGCTCTCTAGGTGGGGGGTGGAACGCCGGTATGAGCTCTCTAGGTGGGGGGTGGAACGCCGGTATGAGCTCTCTAGGTGGGGGGTGTATCTTTTGGGAGCGCTCCTGTCATTGATCACATGGTGTGATAGCAACATTTTTGCGAAGCTTTGCCAAACAAACCAACCATCAGGTGTATCCGACAGACAATCCTGTCAACAGCTAAGACCCCCTCCTCTCTGTGCTTTACACTGCAGCACTCCTCTTCTCCCCAATGCAGTCCCTTTGATGTTCAGTGGCGCTGGACTACTACTGACCTGCCAGACATGTTTGGGTTGA